AAAGCCATTATCCGCAACATATTTAAGACCTGCACCTGTAGAAGTACTGGCTCCGAAAGCGGCTCCATTACCACCTAGTTTGAAAGCTTTTAATGCTCCAGGTTTATAAACCGATGGAGTAGCTGCAAGCATGTAATAGTTTTCAATTGCTGGTCCAACTGTGGCAGTGAACTTATCTCCTATGGGGAATGTGTACCACATCTTGTCGACTTTAAAGTTGGTCGAACCATCAGTAAGACCAGTTTCTTTTGCTTCTATATGGTAAGTAGATGTTTTTTGGTCAAAAGCTCCGTCCCAACCATCACCAGCTTTAAGTCTTACATAGAGATTATCATCACCAGTAAAACTTGTATTCAAGTTCATTTGATAAACAAAAGCTGCTTGAACCACTTCAGTTCCGTTAGAACCAAGATTGTCACCACCATCAACTGCACCTATCGCCATAACAACTTTCCCATCAAGGGTAGTAGTGTCATTAAAGCTACCGGCTTCGAAATTATTTTGTTTAGCTTCTAGGCCATCAATACGACCTTTTATTTTTGCTAGGTCTTCACTAACTTCGTTAATGAATGTATTGCTGTCAAGTCTTGAAGAAGTTTTTTTGCTACGAGTGTAGCTATTCATTTCTTCAATATTAACTATATCGGAAGCTTGAGCAGCCATTGGAGCTATTAAGCTCAAAGTTGCTCCTGCTACCAACATTTGTTGGAAGAGTTTCATTGTACCTCACACTTTAAAAACCCAATAAAATGGGTAACTATACTGTATCGAGCGCAACAGAAAAGGAAAGGCATATAAGTTTCATTCCAATGTAACTTTTGATACCATTAACTTCTTTATTCTCTGAATATATCTTATGTATTAATTCTTTATCAAAGGGAAGTTAAGGGATTCTCTGTCGTCTACCCATGACGATGCAACTTCTCTTGCTAATTTTCGAATCTTTTCAATATATTGTGCACGATCTGTAACTGAAATTACTCCTCTAGCATCAAGAAGGTTAAATGTATGACTACATTTCAAAACAAAATCAAGCGCAGGGTAAGTTAATTTCTTTTCTATTAAAGAGATTGCCTCGGCTTGATAAATATCAAATAATTTCCTTAGATTATCAGGACTAGATTCTGTAAAATTATAAGAGCATTGATTTTTCTCAAATTGAAGCCAAATATCGCTATATTTCAAATCTTTGTTCCAATTTAAATCCCAAATACTTTCTTTATCCTGCAAAAACATTGCAATCCTCTCTAGTCCATAAGTGATTTCAATTGGAATTGGATGGCAATCTATCCCCCCGCATTGTTGGAAATAAGTAAATTGAGTGACTTCCATTCCGTCCAACCAAACTTCCCAACCTACACCCCAAGCTCCAAGTGTTGGAGACTCCCAATTATCTTCCACAAATCTTATGTCATGATTTCTAGAGTTAATTCCTAGAGATTCTAGAGAAGTCAAATATTTTTCCTGAATTCCTTCCGGGGAAGGTTTAATTATCACTTGATATTGAAAATAATGTTGCGCCCTATTTGGATTATCGCCAAATCGCCCATCAGTAGGTCTTCTACATGGCTCGGCATATGCGACACTCCAAGGCTCAGGTCCAATAGCCCTTAAAAAAGTATGCGGATTCATTGTCCCAGCACCCTTTTCGGTATCATATGGCTGCATAATCAAACAACCTTCTTTTGACCAAAAATTATTTAAATCTTTAATTATATCCTGAAAAAACATTTAATTAAAATAGTGGGAAAATTTAGATCAATGCCATTAGACATAATAACAAAGCTTTAAAGTAAAAAATATTTTGAAATCCAAGTACTCAAAAATATAATCCGATAAAAAGCTGTCATTAAATTAGATCCTTGATAAAAAATAAATGATGAATTAATTATGTAAAAAAATCTAATGGCAATGGTCCAAAAGTATTAGATTCTTTAGCATCTTCGTCATACTGACATGTTATTAAAATTCCTTCTCCAAGACCTTTCTCGGATCTGACAAAAACATTACCAGTTTTTTGATTAGCTTTTAAAAAAACACCTCCTTCAGCATTTAGGGAACCTAGATTTCCAAATTTAATTGAGGAATATTTCTTAGAGATTGATTTTAATGCTTCAATAGCTCTCTTGTTGCCAGGTGCCATTATTCCTATTGTAATCCAATCGGCATTAAAAATATTTACCTCTAGTTCCTCGAAAAGTTTTTTTGCTTGACCATTTCTTAATTGAGGGGCAGTTCTAAGATTATTTAAATCGACTAATTTATTTATTTTCATTAGCTTAGTATCCCAAAAATCCTTAACTGAATGTTCTTCCATTCCAAGCCCACAACGAAGCTGGCACATCCTCAAAAGAAATATAAATCCTATCTATTGGGACCGCCATCTTCTCATTTACAAAATCTGATATTGGCTTTGCCATTTCTGAAGGATTTATAGAACCTATTGATTTGATTTCTAAAAAGCAAGAAGGTGCCTCATCATTAAAATACATTTGGCAATTATCATCTATCTTCGCCATAACAAATCGTTTTGATTTGTTAGTTAAAGATGAAATTAGAATTGAAATTTCTTCGAGAAATTTTTCTTTATCATTTACCTTTGCTGAAGTCGAAACGTTAATATAGGGCATCTCTAGGCAGCAAAGTGATCTTCTTTAGCATCATTTTTCAGAAAAACAGTTTTATTTTTTAAATTTCTTTTTGATGAAAGATATGCCATATCGTATGAACTTATTCCGTTTTTATAAGGATTGAAAAGAGCATTTTTAGACCTATTTTTTTTGCTCCTTTTAAACTCAATCATCATTATTAGATCATTATTTAATAATTTAACTTTTTTTAAATAGATGTCTAGTTTTTTTGAGAATTTTTAATTGATTAAAATAAAATATAACTCTAATACACAATTAGAATTTCAATTTATTAGATTTGCTAGAAATATTCTAAATTAATTATTTTGGAAGTCTTAAATAATTATCAAAGGAAAAAAATTGATGAGAGTAATGATGAAGAATTTTATTCTGATCCAAAATTTGTTTATCACTTAGATGCAAACTTCAGGCAAAATCTATCAAATCTATACGAAAGAGAAATTGATAATTGTTCAACTGTCCTAGATTTAATGTCAAGCTGGGATAGTTATTTACCTAAAGGGAAAAAATATAAAAAAGTAATTGGACATGGTTTAAACAAACAAGAACTTGAAAAAAACAAAATTTTTGATTCTTATTGGATACAAAATTTTAATTTAAGTCAACAAATTCCGCTAGGTAAAGAAAGCATTGACTATTGCTTGATGGTGGCAGCATGGCAATATTTACAATATCCAGAGAATTTAACCAAAGAAATTGCAAGAATATTAAATAGTCAAGGCAAAATAATTATTGCTTTTTCAAACAGAGCATTTTGGCATAAAGCTCCTAAAATATGGACTTCATCTACTGAAGAAGAGAGGGTACAATATGTACGCAAAGTATTAATCTGCAACGGATTTAATGAGCCAAAAATTATCAAGAAGTTTACTGAACCAACAGTTAATATTTTTAATTTTTTAAATAAAGACCCATTTTATTGTTTAATCGCAACTAAGGAATAGATTTTTAATTGCATTGAACTAAACAACAATTCTGTGAAAATTTTATCAACTATTTTTCATAGCCATACTTTAAAATTTTTACTAATATTGGGTAGTTAAATTTAATCATATGGGTTCTAAAAGAGAAAAATATCCTGAAAAATGCCCTTGGGATCTAGGACCTAATCAGCATTTAGCCAAAGAAGAGAACTGGACTTTAAGATTAGGAGAGGCAAATGTATGCTTTAGCAAAAATAAATTAGATAATAATTATTTTCATGTAATTAGTAATGAAAATGAAGAGCAAATTCTAGCTTTTAGAGCGAGACTCCTATATCAAAAACTACTTGATAAAGGGTTTAGATTGGTTGAATAAAACCCTAATTTAATAAGCATATATCCTCGAAAACAAACTTTTGCGTCTCTTCTTCTTGTTTTTTGTTTAGGTATTTTATTTTTCTCGAATTTAATATCCAATAATCGTCTTTACCTATATTTGTAAATTCATCCTCGTATTCCAATTTTTGAGAATTTGCCTTAAGTGTATCTGGATCAATTTGTTGACTACAATATTCTTTACTAAGGGAACCGATTCCTGTATCTAAGAATTCTTCAACAAAAATTTCAATTATAGTTCCATGAATTTTTCTATAGACCATATTAATGCAGTCATTTTTAACTCTATATTTATCACCTTGATTCTTACCTGAAACACTCATTTCAATCCCACTTTCAGAATTTTTGAGTAAATTAAAACTATTTTCTGAATGAATAGAATTAAATTCTCTCTTTACCCGGTGTATACACACTTCAAATAACTGAGAAGCAATACTTTTAACAATTTTCTCATCTTCTATTTTTTGAATATTTGGTTTAAAGTCTTTACCTAATAAGAATTCGCCTTCATGAATATTATTATTATTAACAAAAAAAATACATTTGCCTTTGTAACCATTAAATTCATTATTCCAAGTGTACCTATTTTCATAAGCCTTTCTGAAAATCTCTTTACAATTAATTTCTCTTAGAATCTCCATTAATTTATTAAATAATTTAAATAAGTCTACAAAAAAAAACCTCCCTATTATAAGGAGAGGTTTTTTTATTAGATTAAACTAGTTTTGGGTAATTTTTGTATTTTCAATATTGTCAAATGCTTGACCAATTTTCTTAAAGTCAAATCCCATTGCTCTTAATGCATGCCAAAGATGACCTTGTAAGAAAAAGAATCCCAAATAGAAATGAGTATTAGCTAGCCAAGCTCTTGAGCTATATGCTCCTGAACCTAAATCAACCGTATCAGTAAAATAAGGTGCGAATTCAAATTGAAGCTTTAAAGGCTCTCCATAAAGATCAACTGGATATATTGTGGTATTTGAAGCACACCAAAAAGCAGCTACAAAAGCCATATAAGAAACACCAACTACTGAGTATGAAAGAATAGCCTCAGCGCCAAGTAATCCCTTTCCTTTAAATTCTGTATATTCTCCAAATTGTTTAGTACAAATATGGAAAACTCCTCCAATTATTTCAAGAAAAGCTAGGAAAGCATGACCTCCCATAACATCTTCAAGACTATCTATTTTTAGAAAATCAAATTGATGATTCCATATAGCCGCGATGTCTAAATTGTAAACAACTTGTCTTGTAGATCCTATCGCTGGGTCATAAATTCCATGAATGCGAGCCCATTCGACAAACATTATTGCTCCAAGGCCAAGAAAGATCAGATGGTGACCAAGAATAAATGTCAATTTGTCTGGATCATCCCACTCGAAATCAAATTTTTGTGGCTTACTATTCTCTGGATAATCTCCAAGATCGCCTGCAAATTTATTGGAATGTAATAATCCTCCAGCACCTAACACCGCTGAAAAAATTAGATGTAATGTGCAAATTACAACAATTCCATATGGTTCTGTAATAACACCATTTTCAATTCCACCAATTCCAATACCCGCAAGGTGAGGCAAAACAATTGCTTTCTGTGCACCCATTGGAATACTAGCGTCGTAACGAGCTAATTCGAATAATCCAAAAGCTCCTGCCCAAAACATCATTAAACCTGCATGGGCAGCATGAGCTGCTATGAATTTACCTGAACGGCCAACAACACCAGAATTCCCTGCGTACCAGTCATAGGTGACATCAGATTTTCCGTAAGTTTGTAACACTTGATTTAAGTAAACAGCAAGTTGAGCTTATTGCTTATCAGATGGTTTTTTACATGATCTTTACAGATTTAATTACTTTTGTAAAAAAAACATATTTTGAAAGAACAAATGTTACAAACTTGGGAAGTAATATCTTTGAAAGCTTACGCCAATGAAGGGATTTCACCCTTTAGCTGAGAAGCCCATGTCTCAAGACGTGAATCAGTCAAATCAGATTCACTATCCTCATCGAGAGGTAAACCACAAAAGCTCTCTCCGATAACACTTTTAGACTCATCAAATGTGTAAGAGGATTTATCTACATAACCAACCATTTCAGCGCCTGCTTTAGTGAAGTAGCTATGAAGTTCTTCCATTGCATCACAATAGTTTTCTGTATACGTAGAAGAATCGCCTAAACCAAAAATAGCAACTTTTTTTCCTGATAGACTTAGTTCACCAATGTCTTCTAGGATTGAATCCCATGCAGTTCCTGATCTTTCTTCATCAGCACCAGTATTCCAAGTAGGTATCCCACAGATAATTCCATCAAGACTTTCAAATTCCGAAAGATCATCCACATCAGACACATCTTTGGGTGCCTCTGCTGAAGAGATAAAGTTGTGAAGACGATCAGCTACGTCTTCAGTTTTTCCAGTTGTAGTTGCGTAATAAATTCCTACAGTCATAACTTCAAAATGTTTACATTAAAATAATAAAATCTAAAAACGTTAAATTAATTTCTTTAAAAACTTTTTCATGTAAAATTTTATACTAATCAAGGTAAGAAAAATTTTTTGAGAATAATTTATAAAACATTTAAATCATCGTGACTGACAAATTTCAAAATAATATCAATCATCTTGTTGAGGAATTTAACTTTAATGGGCAGAAAAAATTCAAATTAATTATTTTATTTGGTTTATTGGGAGATTTTGATAGCTTTGAATATGCAATAAATTTGAAAAGTTTTATTGATAATAATCAAGATAAAAATTTAGATATTTTTGCAATTGCTATTGGGAACCAAAATGGGAAAGAAAAATTTTGTAACTTTACTGGCTTTCGTAAAGAAAATTTAATAGTCGTTTCTGATAACAAAATTCATAATAATCTTCAAGCCTCGACAGGATTAGATATAGGTTTAGGAGGTTGGATCAATATGCTTTTGATGTTATCTGGAATAAATTCTTTAAAAACAATCAAAGAAGTTACTAGAGGTTATCTCGGAGATCGGAAAGCAAAGCAAATCTATTCAGAATTTGACAAAATTGAAGTCTTTAAATTTTTAAAATTTTCAGGTAATTCATTTAGACAGGTTTTCGGAGATGGTTATTTGAGACCATTTGAATTGGCAACATTTAGATTAAACAACATGAACGAAATAATTAAAAATTGGAGTGATTATATTCTTAACGAAAAATACCTTCCTCAAAGAGGGGCTTCTTTTTTATTGAATAATAAAAATCAAGTAATTTATAAATTTTTTTCTAATGATGTGCTTGGATATTCATCAAACATGAGGAACCCCTTAGGATTTCTAACTGATTTAATTAAAGAATAATTTTTAAACATTTTATGAATGAAGACATATTTGGATATCTTGCCGCGATTTTAACAACAGCGGCATTTTTACCTCAATTGTTAAAAACTTTAAAAACAAAAAAGGCAGAAGATGTCTCATTGACAACATTAATAATGTTTATTATCGGAGTTTTGTCTTGGATTATTTATGGTTATAAAATTTCATCTACACCAATATTGATTGCAAATTTAATAACTCTGATCTTAAATTTATTGATATTAATCTCAAAAGTATATTTTTCAAAAAACTAAATTGAGTAAAAATTTATTCTAAAAGTTTTAAGTTTTAGATCTATTACTTAAATCTTGATTAAGATAGACTAAAAATTTACTGATCTTGAAAACTTCAAAATGCTGGGTTTGGTTTAAAGGTAGTCTTAACAAGGGTGGATATTGGAAAGAAGGGTTTACTTGTACTTTTGATGAGAGCCCAGGGGTTTTAATAGAAAGTCCTGCTTACGTAACTTGTAGAGTTCCTTCATGGAGAGTTTTAACAAGAGAGCCAGAGAATTTATATAAATCTCCTCAAATCCCTGAAAAAGCGATATGGAAAATAATATAAATTTTCAATGCGAAATAAAAACTTTTTGACTGAACTACGGCAAGTTAATATTGCTTTATTAAAAACTTTATTAATACCATCTACTCTCTTTTCATAAATATTATCCCCTTTTTAATCTTTGGTTTTCTTCTGGGAAAACAAAACCCAAAGATTTCAAAATATATTGCAAGACCTCTAATAAGATTTGGCATTCCATTAAGTGTCATGGGTCTCCTACTAAAGGAAGGTATAGATATAAACCTAATTAAAAGTGCATTTTTAGCATTCTCAATAATTGGATTTTCAATAGCTTTAATAAACATAATCCCAATACTTAAAAAGAGGCTTCCAAATTACTCTTTGCAGTTGGCAGGTCTAATAGGTAATACATCATTTCTTGGGATACCCATTGCAATAGCTCTTCTACCTTCAACAACTATCAACTTTACTATTGGATTTGATTTAGGAACAACACTTTTCGCTTGGATATTTGGACCTTTTTTTCTTCAAAAAAAATCCAACAACGAGAACATACCAAATATGAAGAGATTTTTAAATGCATTGATAAATAGTCCTGCATCAAGAGGGATAATTGGCGTACTTTTTGCATATCTTTTCCAAATAGATGAAAT
This region of Prochlorococcus sp. MIT 0604 genomic DNA includes:
- a CDS encoding iron uptake porin yields the protein MKLFQQMLVAGATLSLIAPMAAQASDIVNIEEMNSYTRSKKTSSRLDSNTFINEVSEDLAKIKGRIDGLEAKQNNFEAGSFNDTTTLDGKVVMAIGAVDGGDNLGSNGTEVVQAAFVYQMNLNTSFTGDDNLYVRLKAGDGWDGAFDQKTSTYHIEAKETGLTDGSTNFKVDKMWYTFPIGDKFTATVGPAIENYYMLAATPSVYKPGALKAFKLGGNGAAFGASTSTGAGLKYVADNGFAVSTTVNSKDAAGTNGFLTNEDNNKINVQTAYTKDNYHLSATYSRQQGWNAWSYYATKDLYTGADALTVDSDSVALRAWWRPDETGTATPSVSVGYDTMSFSGRSDIAEGSGYFVGFNWADMFQPSDKIGIAFGQPMKATKAVAGATLSEVDPFLWEIYYSFRPNDSIEVTPAIFGGSDVEETTEDDIFGAVLSTTFKF
- the glyQ gene encoding glycine--tRNA ligase subunit alpha, with translation MFFQDIIKDLNNFWSKEGCLIMQPYDTEKGAGTMNPHTFLRAIGPEPWSVAYAEPCRRPTDGRFGDNPNRAQHYFQYQVIIKPSPEGIQEKYLTSLESLGINSRNHDIRFVEDNWESPTLGAWGVGWEVWLDGMEVTQFTYFQQCGGIDCHPIPIEITYGLERIAMFLQDKESIWDLNWNKDLKYSDIWLQFEKNQCSYNFTESSPDNLRKLFDIYQAEAISLIEKKLTYPALDFVLKCSHTFNLLDARGVISVTDRAQYIEKIRKLAREVASSWVDDRESLNFPLIKN
- a CDS encoding DUF1824 family protein → MKINKLVDLNNLRTAPQLRNGQAKKLFEELEVNIFNADWITIGIMAPGNKRAIEALKSISKKYSSIKFGNLGSLNAEGGVFLKANQKTGNVFVRSEKGLGEGILITCQYDEDAKESNTFGPLPLDFFT
- a CDS encoding phenylpyruvate tautomerase MIF-related protein; translated protein: MPYINVSTSAKVNDKEKFLEEISILISSLTNKSKRFVMAKIDDNCQMYFNDEAPSCFLEIKSIGSINPSEMAKPISDFVNEKMAVPIDRIYISFEDVPASLWAWNGRTFS
- a CDS encoding methyltransferase domain-containing protein; its protein translation is MEVLNNYQRKKIDESNDEEFYSDPKFVYHLDANFRQNLSNLYEREIDNCSTVLDLMSSWDSYLPKGKKYKKVIGHGLNKQELEKNKIFDSYWIQNFNLSQQIPLGKESIDYCLMVAAWQYLQYPENLTKEIARILNSQGKIIIAFSNRAFWHKAPKIWTSSTEEERVQYVRKVLICNGFNEPKIIKKFTEPTVNIFNFLNKDPFYCLIATKE
- a CDS encoding DUF3386 family protein, whose product is MEILREINCKEIFRKAYENRYTWNNEFNGYKGKCIFFVNNNNIHEGEFLLGKDFKPNIQKIEDEKIVKSIASQLFEVCIHRVKREFNSIHSENSFNLLKNSESGIEMSVSGKNQGDKYRVKNDCINMVYRKIHGTIIEIFVEEFLDTGIGSLSKEYCSQQIDPDTLKANSQKLEYEDEFTNIGKDDYWILNSRKIKYLNKKQEEETQKFVFEDICLLN
- a CDS encoding chlorophyll a/b binding light-harvesting protein, which codes for MLQTYGKSDVTYDWYAGNSGVVGRSGKFIAAHAAHAGLMMFWAGAFGLFELARYDASIPMGAQKAIVLPHLAGIGIGGIENGVITEPYGIVVICTLHLIFSAVLGAGGLLHSNKFAGDLGDYPENSKPQKFDFEWDDPDKLTFILGHHLIFLGLGAIMFVEWARIHGIYDPAIGSTRQVVYNLDIAAIWNHQFDFLKIDSLEDVMGGHAFLAFLEIIGGVFHICTKQFGEYTEFKGKGLLGAEAILSYSVVGVSYMAFVAAFWCASNTTIYPVDLYGEPLKLQFEFAPYFTDTVDLGSGAYSSRAWLANTHFYLGFFFLQGHLWHALRAMGFDFKKIGQAFDNIENTKITQN
- the fldA gene encoding flavodoxin FldA yields the protein MTVGIYYATTTGKTEDVADRLHNFISSAEAPKDVSDVDDLSEFESLDGIICGIPTWNTGADEERSGTAWDSILEDIGELSLSGKKVAIFGLGDSSTYTENYCDAMEELHSYFTKAGAEMVGYVDKSSYTFDESKSVIGESFCGLPLDEDSESDLTDSRLETWASQLKGEIPSLA
- a CDS encoding AhpC/TSA family protein, producing MTDKFQNNINHLVEEFNFNGQKKFKLIILFGLLGDFDSFEYAINLKSFIDNNQDKNLDIFAIAIGNQNGKEKFCNFTGFRKENLIVVSDNKIHNNLQASTGLDIGLGGWINMLLMLSGINSLKTIKEVTRGYLGDRKAKQIYSEFDKIEVFKFLKFSGNSFRQVFGDGYLRPFELATFRLNNMNEIIKNWSDYILNEKYLPQRGASFLLNNKNQVIYKFFSNDVLGYSSNMRNPLGFLTDLIKE
- a CDS encoding SemiSWEET family sugar transporter; protein product: MNEDIFGYLAAILTTAAFLPQLLKTLKTKKAEDVSLTTLIMFIIGVLSWIIYGYKISSTPILIANLITLILNLLILISKVYFSKN
- a CDS encoding AEC family transporter: MGLLLKEGIDINLIKSAFLAFSIIGFSIALINIIPILKKRLPNYSLQLAGLIGNTSFLGIPIAIALLPSTTINFTIGFDLGTTLFAWIFGPFFLQKKSNNENIPNMKRFLNALINSPASRGIIGVLFAYLFQIDEILGNYLWIPARIVIALAIIIVGTRLGIIANQNGRILDLDEEIKYSILLKLFIFPFLIFLACNFLNFTFNQSAAVILQAGTPTAISTILMAEAYSVKQKIASKILFTTTLISIITIPLLKILMDAFI